The Lycium barbarum isolate Lr01 chromosome 4, ASM1917538v2, whole genome shotgun sequence nucleotide sequence TTTATTAAGGAGGTCATTCCGGTTCTGCCGGAATCAACACCTGAGAATGAACATTTTCTTGTATCTGAGGCTTGGAAGCACTCAGATTTTTTTGTGTAAGAATTATATTCTTAGAGGACTGGAGGATGATCTTTACAACATCTATAGTAATGTGGGAACATCAAAAGAACTATGGGATGCATTGGAAAAGAAATATAAATCAGAAGATGCCGTATTAAAGAAGTTTATCGCTGCCAAGTTCCTAGACTACAAAATGGTAGATGGCAAGTCTGTTGTTCCTCAAGTTCAAGAGTTGCAGGTTATCATCCACGATATCCTCGCCGAAGGTATAAGTCTAATTAATACTTCTGTCAAAAGTATTAAGTGTgccattacttacatatttttgtaGTAGGTTTGGTTATTAGTGGCGCGTTTCAAGTTGCGGCAGTGATAGAGAAGTTGCCTTTTTCATGGAAAGACTTCAAAAATTACTTGAAGCACAAGCGAAAGGAGATGAAACTGAAAGATCTCATCGTCCGGTTGAGAATCGAGAAAGATAACAAGGCAGCAGAGAAGAAAGCTAATGGGATATCAACCATAGGGGGAGCACATATTGTTAAAACTGCCCAAACAAAtttgaaaaagaggaaaaaggcaTCGGGACCAAGGAACTATCCCAACAAGAAGAAATTCAAGGGAAACTGCCACAGTTGTGGGAAAATCGGACACAAAGTTGCAGACTGCCGTGctcagaaaaaggaaaagaaaaagggtcAGGCTAACATGGTTGAAACAAACGAGGAAGTTGATGACTTGTGCGCTATGTTGTCTGAGTGCAACCTAGTGGGAAATCCGAAAGAGTGGTGGATTGACTCTGGCACCACTTGGGATTGACTCTGGCGCTACTTGCCATATTTGTGCTGTTAGAGATGCCTTTGCTTCATATGCTCCCACCGGGCCCGACGAGACCATATATATGGGAAATTCTGCAACGACCAAGATTGTAGGTTATGGAAAGACACTGCTGAAGATGACCTCTGGCAAGGTGGTGACTCTCAATAACGTCTGTCAGGTTCCTGAAATTAGGAAAAATTTAGTATCTACTGGACTTCTAGTGAAGAACGGTTTTAAGTGTGTTTATATTTCTGATAAGGTTGTAATGAGTAAGAACGAGATGTACATAAGAAAGGGTTAGCTCACATagggccttttcaaactaaaTGTAATGGTCATTGATAATAATAAAGTTTCTGCTTTATCGTACTTGcttgagtcaaatgatttatggcattcacgtttaggacatgtcaattataGGACCCTGCGtaaaatgattagtttggaagtattgcctaagtttgaatgcaatcaatcaaaatgtcaaatctgcgttgaatctaagtatgttaaacatccttataagtctgttgaaaggaattcaagtcctttagacttaatccatacAGATATATGTGACATGAAGACAATCCCATCTCGCAGTGGAAAgaagtatttcataacttttattgacgatagtACGTGATATTGCTACGTTTATTTACTTAATAATAAAGATGAAGCAATTGAAGCATTCAGGCAATATAAAAGTGAAGTTGAGGCTCAACTTAGcaaaaagattaaaatgataAGGAGTGATAGGGGCAGTAaatatgaatctccttttgaACCAATATGTTTGGAATATGGCATTATTCATCAAACAACTGCCCTTTACTCGCCATAATCCAACGgaattgcggaaaggaaaaatAGAACACTAAAAGAGATGATGCATGCCCTGTTAACAAGTTCTGGTTTACTCCAGAACTTGTGGGGGAAAGCTGTCTTAACAGCTAGTCGAATACTCAATCGAGTACCCCATAGCAAAACACAATCTACTTCGTATGAAAAGTGGAAAGAAAGGAAGCCCAATTTGGAATACTTCAAAGTGTggaggtgtttggccaaggtgcaacttcctaaacccaaaagggtaaaagAGGACCTAAAACCATTGATTGTGTTTTCATAGGATATGCCACAAATAGTAAGGCATATCAATTTCTGGTTCACAAATTAGAAAATCCCGATATTCAGgtgaatacggtaattgaatcagataattcTGACTTCTTTGAAAACATATATCCATATAAAAAGGAATGTGAGTCGtctagaaaagaatctaaatgaCCTtgggaagaaacaaaggaaaatgtTCCTGATGAGGAAAATCCAAGACGCAGTAAACGTCACAGGACGTCTACTTCCTTTGGAACAAAATttctaacatttttgttggaaaatgagcctCGAACTTTCAACAAAGCTATGTCTTCATCAGAAGCTCAATTTTGGAAAGAGACAATCAATAGTGAGATAGAATCTATATTGgaaattggttgatcttcctcgaGGTaaaggttccaaatggattttcaaaCGCAAAACGAgagctgatggcactattgataaGTATAAGGCAAGACTAGTTGTTAAATGGTTTAGAAAACGAGAAAGTCTTGATTACTTTGATACATACTCGTCGGTAATGAGGATcacatctattcgggtgttagtagCATTAGCCACCGTATacggtcttgaaatccatcaaatggatgtgaaaacagCCTTCTTAAATGGAGAGTTGGAGGAAGAagtttacatggaacaacccgaaGGGTTTGTAGTTCCCGGGAAAGAGAAAAAGAGgtgtcgacttgttaagtctctTTACGGACTAAAACAAGCACCTAAACAGTGACATGCAAAATTTGACCCTACGATGCTGTCAAATGGATTTAAGataaatgagtgtgataaatgtgtctACATTAAGAACACTTCGAACCACGCCGTTGTCATACCACATTTTGACCCGGAGGTTAAAGTaaaagtacgacatattggagattcctgtttttgtgtttgttgttaaggagtcgccacctaattatttacggtgaattaggacacctaaagtttattaaaagttatgtttaaagttaactgtgtttaaggtctgcgaaacttaagattctggataagggttcaattagtctaaagggaaggtattaggcaccctttaagacccattaacaatggttaaccgaccggacttataattaattaagcTAGGTGTAAAATATAGCGTTAtagaaaagaaagtagctttgtgaatattgctaaagttataaatagacatgtaagaatgctattcaaaatagaacttgtagaaaacaacaatttgtataaaagagtacttttaatgctattttgaaatacgatttataaatgtcgtcaaggtttttaaacgaaagtgtaatagtgttgtttaaaataatacttgtaaaaagtgtaataatttgcgtaaaagaaggtTCTAAATGTTAAATAAGACTCAaaaatattgctaaggccttaaatggaaaatatagtaatgttattcgaaaataagatttgtagaaaaataggataatttgcatgaaagagGACACTAAGTTTTATTTAAAAGTAAAACGTATGAAATACTATTAGTTCAATTATGGCTATTCAAAAGTTGTTTTAACCAATACATGTATcaagttttgaaaaaaaaaaaaaaaatatgtttatGTGAATGATTTTGAAATCAgacttagtattttttttttaaactcgaTTGGTTCAATCATGCATTTAAAGAAAATCGCATGCCAATCTTAAACCATTGTGTCATGTAACAAGAATATCAAACACGCATCCAAAGAAATCATTCAACACACAttcaacaaaataataaaaagagtgaaaagttgaaaactttaagaGGAATCGCCATGGGCGAGCTTCAAGCGAATCTCATCGCTTTCTTGTTGTAGGATGAGATTAAGGAATAAGGACATATGTCGACTCCATGCACGGGTAATGTATTAATGCCGAGTTTCATTTTTTGAAACTCCGTTTTGAGAGAGTCATGATTTATGACTCCATTTGCTCCCGAAGTGTAcatgcgaaaaaaaaaaaaaagataaagattagAATCTACTTAGTCCCAATAAATAGAACAATCGAAACTGAATGACAAGCACATATTAATGCTTCATGCGTTCAAAATAATTTCGAGAAGCCTAATAAATAGCCTCCATTATACAAAGCTTACAACAGTTGCTTATTCCAAGTAAAGTCTAGGCTTATATTGCACAAAGAACGATTTTAACTCAAGTCACAGAGGGGTTAGAAAAATTCATGTATCCAAATAATAGCATATCCTATACTGGTGTCTATGATATTTCTTGAAACATTTAATTGCTTGTGAACTGCTACATATTTTTACAAATGCCCAAACGAATTCATGTTAATATGCAGTGTTGATTTCTAATTATAAACTCCTATTTAAAGTAGTCCGAGCATTACACAGACATCTTAACATGAAAAATGAATGGTCTCATTTTGGAAAGCAACCAAACAATCATTTTAACAATCTTTTAAACATGCAGGGTTATGGAAACTGTTGCAAAACTAAACGCAAGGTAATATAATCCTATTCTTACGAAACCAAACAAAACCATAACACTCATGCTTCACATACATATTTACAAAGGAAAGAACATAAGGTGTTAAGTGTACGAATTCAACTTGGAGGAAAATAGTGAATTATTAACTATTGTGAGCTTAATCTTTGTAGAGAAATTAGATTACTTAAACATGGAGGAAAGGATGGAGTATTTCTGAACCAGCCAGTAAACTTGAATCAATGCCTAAGTcatttttaaaaagaaagaaacagATGAGCCTAATCAAATACTTGACCAAACATTTATAAAAAAAAGACTAGTTTGTAAAAATGAGATCAAGGTAACTAAATCTTACAAAAGTGAAAGGTACACTCCATTACGATGTCGAACATGAAACATGGATCTTATGCATAATCTAACAGCCCAGCACTAAACAACTCATACCAAACTCACTGAGAAAAGCAAAATATACTAGAAAAGCCATAC carries:
- the LOC132637800 gene encoding uncharacterized protein LOC132637800, yielding MNIFLYLRLGSTQIFLCKNYILRGLEDDLYNIYSNVGTSKELWDALEKKYKSEDAVLKKFIAAKFLDYKMVDGKSVVPQVQELQVIIHDILAEGLVISGAFQVAAVIEKLPFSWKDFKNYLKHKRKEMKLKDLIVRLRIEKDNKAAEKKANGISTIGGAHIVKTAQTNLKKRKKASGPRNYPNKKKFKGNCHSCGKIGHKVADCRAQKKEKKKGQANMVETNEEVDDLCAMLSECNLVGNPKEWWIDSGTTWD